A section of the Humulus lupulus chromosome 2, drHumLupu1.1, whole genome shotgun sequence genome encodes:
- the LOC133815117 gene encoding probable diphthine methyl ester synthase: MLYIVGLGFGDERDITLRGLEVVKQCDKVYIEAYTSLLSFGISSDGLSTLEKLYGRPVILVDREMVEEEVDEILSAAHVSDVAFLVVGDPFGATTHTDLVVRAKKLGIVFKVIHNASVMNAIGICGLHLYRYGETVSIPVFAQTWRPDSFYEKIQSHQNLVLHTLCLLGEIFIGKKQYEPPRYMTIKTSIEQLLEVVQAKVEYVYNEDTECVGFARIGSEVKIVVAGTMKQLQLIHFGAPLHCLVITSNTHPVEEERLDFYRVGKENLEQVDDRTS, translated from the exons atgttgtACATAGTGGGATTGGGATTTGGTGACGAGAGAGACATAACTCTTAGAGGCTTAGAGGTGGTGAAGCAATGCGACAAGGTCTACATCGAAGCTTATACTTCTCTTCTCTCTTTCGGTATCTCTTCAGATGGCCTTTCTACCCTG GAAAAACTTTATGGAAGGCCAGTGATTCTTGTCGATAGAGAAATGGTTGAGGAAGAAGTTGATGAAATACTCTCAGCTGCTCATGTTTCTGATGTGGCTTTCCTTGTAGTTGGCGACCCTTTTGG AGCAACAACTCACACTGATCTTGTTGTTCGGGCAAAGAAATTGGGTATTGTTTTCAAAGTAATACACAATGCTTCGGTGATGAATGCCATTGGAATTTGTGGGTTGCATCTCTACCGTTATGGAGAGACAGTGTCAATACCAGTCTTTGCTCAAACCTGGAGACCAGACAGCTTCTATGAGAAAATTCAAAGCCACCAGAATCTTGTTCTACATACTCTCTGCTTATTAGGTGAG ATATTCAT AGGGAAGAAGCAGTATGAACCACCTAGGTACATGACAATAAAGACTTCCATTGAGCAGCTCCTGGAAGTTGTGCAAGCAAAAGTAGAATATG TCTACAATGAAGACACGGAGTGTGTTGGTTTTGCTAGAATTGGAAGTGAAGTGAAGATCGTTGTGGCTGGTACAATGAAACAACTTCAATTGATACATTTTGGAGCTCCTCTTCACTGTCTTGTCATAACAAGCAATACCCATCCAGTGGAAGAAGAAAGGCTGGATTTCTACAGAGTGGGAAAAGAGAATCTGGAGCAAGTAGATGACAGGACATCATAA